Below is a window of Pocillopora verrucosa isolate sample1 chromosome 6, ASM3666991v2, whole genome shotgun sequence DNA.
cccactccccattccccattctccactccccattccccattctccattccccattctccattccccgttcctcattcctcattcctcattcctcattcttcattcctcattcctcattcctcattcctcattcctcattcctcattcctcattcctcattccccattcctcgttatccattccccattcctcgtTCCCCGTTCTCCGTTCCCCGTTctccgttccccgttccccgttccccgttctccgttccccgttccccgttccccgttccccgttctccgttccccgttccccgttccccgttccccgttccccgttccccgttccccgttccccgttccccgttccccgttccccgttccccgttccccgtcCCCCGTCCCCCGTTCTCCGTCACCCGTTCTCCGTTCCCCGTTCTCCGTTCCCCGTTCTTCATTTCCCATTCCCCGTTCTCCATttcccattcctcattctccatttcccattcctcattctccattctctattCCTCATTCTCCATCCCCATTCTCTATTCATCatctccattctccattctccattctccattctccattccccattccccattctctaTTCCTCGTTCTCCATTCCTCACTTCCCACTCCCCGTTCTTTCATTTCCCGTTCCTTGTTCTGAAGATAGCCTTATTGCCAGAATGCTTCCCAAATAACGAGTGATCTTAGATAAGATCTTAAAGATCTTTAATTACAAGTCACGCGAAGCCGAGTACGCTCAAACCATAAAATGAATTATAGGAAACAATTATATTATTTTAGCAAAAACTGAGGAATATTTTAGCGCCGAATGTAAGTAAACAAGACGCAAGGGTGCTAGTCGAcatagcccttcgtcaatcgctctgacggagggctaacgctcaaaacgttagctttaaaactttttacggtggcaaattcacgttatcaactcagttgataaaactaaattaccagGAACAAAGCAAGCCGACTGCGTTgaataacaaaagcaaaagcGTGCTTAAGACACGCGCTTTGATgcgcgctttttttttcctgcgcAAAACGCAAAAAGCGTGAAAAGGTTTTGCGTGGGCGTTGGCCATGTACCTCTTAGCTGTactgtgtgtatatatatatatatatatatatatatatatatatatatatatatatatatatatacaatgTGCATTGACGCTTCACAGGTGTCCGGGAGTTCACGGGGTGAAGTGACAGGCTGTAGTTCACATCCTTGTCCAAAAACTTCTGTATCCACTGTTGATGAGCTTGAAATTTGTGCTGCATGTAATTTGTACAAAATAACATGACTATGACCCTTTACTTAAGAGAATTCGATGTAAAACTCCTATTCGTTTATACAAGATCTTTATTGACATAAGTGGACTTGCCAGAATCTACAACCCCTGAAACGCCGCTGAAAGACGGTTCTGTTTCGAAAACTCGATAATTTTGGCTGTGGTAGCCTTTGAAGAATCTGGTTTCTTTTCACCCCCGGTCATCTTTCTTGTAGTGGTACATTTGCTGTGTTCTTTCTTTGCTCCATGCCACTCACCATTCCTCTCCacttttctttcacttccaTAGCAGATCTTTTGGAAACTCCGAGCGCATTGACTTTGTCAGTTATTACCTCCCATACTCGACTTTTAAGTTTGTTAGAAAGTGTCGTGGGAATTTTATTCTtgattattttgatattttcttccacCTCTTCGAAAACAACTGTTCATTCGGCAGGTGTAAACTTTGGTTTTCTGGCGCGCTTTGCAGGGGAAGAAGCAATATTTTGTGCCTTGTTGTCTCGCAACTAGCACGAGCGAGCGAAAAGATCACGTAACGCCTGGGTTATCACCATGGCAACTGCCTGGACAGCGAGTTAGCCGTCGGATAATTATACGGCTCGCTATCCGTGCTTTTTGCAACAGCTttttatccgctggatagcaaTCTTATACACCGGATAAacttatccagtggataactttatccatcctttgaacaaccggaTGTTTGATGTTTGCTCTGATGTTAGTTTGTAGAGGTAGAACAGTTACATTAAGATCGGCACACGTGAAAGGTCCCTTCAAATGAACTACCATCCAAATTTTTCATCAGATGGTCTAGTCGTAGGGTTCAAAATATAATCCTTGCGACTTGTTCCGTGAATTCGAAATGGTTTGAATTCGTGAGAGAAGTCGCAAGAACTTGTCTTCCCAAATTATCCTGGTCCCTGCGTGCGAACGGTTCGTGGGACAACTCCTAGCTATCCAATCACTTCACAAGAGAAATATAATAGTTTGTCTCCCAATGTGGTCACTTCGGATGTGGATTGCGACGTTTGGACTGCATACTGCCAGCTTCACCAGACGAGGAAGACTGACAGTATATAGGCTGTCGAAATGTCACGATACACATCCGAGGTGACCACATCGTGAGAGAAACGATTTTATCATGTAAACTACGGTGTTaaacaaggatttccagcccgGAGAAAAGCCGTAATAACTCGTGTGAAAAAATAGGAAATCACAGCGGGGCTTCTACTTGATATCAGTTGACCGCTAAAAATACAGGTTCCACACATTAGCGGTATTTTAGAAAACGATACAAAACGCCACTTGATGCCTTAAGTGACTACTAACTGTACAGAATCTCGCTCAAAAATGCTACTTTTTTTGGAGGAGAAATATggattaaaaattacttgaaagattattcttagttttatacaggtttgactgtttttcaaattttgcaaaaaaacaattttgatctAAGACAGTTACTTTTTAGAGATTTCTCAGCTTGTAGTATAATGTTTGTAATGGGTGGATCGCGATATAAAACAAGTCGGAATTTTGAGACGTCAATATCGCATTACATTAGCGGCTAGCTAGTTGGGAGAAAATAAATTGTCCCATTGAGCTTCGTCGCTCTACAACTCTTCCCAATACTACAATATATTTCACCTCGACCAATACAATTTAATAATGGCGTCTCAAAATCGCGATTTTTATTAGATTGCATCCTTCTCTTCGCGATGAACTAATATTTTCTATCATAggagtaaatatttttattatccGCAGGTTTAAACGTTTATGACGGGTGACtctaaacagaacaaaaatgatCTTTACAGCGACACGTAAAGTTAgcattttttcgatttttatccTTGGTTTGACCACCTTTCTCATGTACGCCTCATACCAAGTGAAGTTCGGACGGGAAATTAGCCAGCCCACTCACAGCAACAGCACAACGGGTAAGTCAACGAGTTGGAAATGATTCACAGCATTATATGCTTATCGGATGAATTATACCGTCATAATCTCAATTAAGACGCAGGCTAATATTAGGGAAAATAAAAGTAACTTAACTTATTTCGAACTAGGGAAATAACAACGCTTCCAAAAGCTTAAGAGGCCTATTTACTTCGTGTTGTCCCGTTCACCAGAAATTACCCCTTTGTAATGTAATGCTATCGCAGATTCAAGATAACAAACTGAAGATCGTTTTGAAttagttttcaaaattaacTAGCGTACAATGATCACCCTGGATGATGATGGTAATTATCGTAGAGAACACGCCCTTGATCAGTTTATCTTGGCTTTTCCGGTGTATCGGGTTTCAGATCGCTCTGACTCTCTGTTAGTTTCGAGCTAGTCAACGCTTTCCCGCCCACACTACTGGTTTACTTTATTGACCTCTAGCGGCGTTCTCGAAGGGTCAGTGCCTCCTTTCAGTTGGAGAAGCATAACCAATTCAATAGCATAAGCAAATTAAAGCGCAACTACCGGTATTATAAGTTTCCAACATATGCATGACAACAAAGATGAAATTGAATACCAAATGCTTCCAACTCATGTACAGCTGAGCACCTGTGAACACCTAAGATTTTGCAGGTGATAGAAGGCTATTGGTGTTCCATAGATTAAGGAAGCTGACATCTTCTTCCTCCGTTTGTTTGTGTTGGGAATTGGATCTTTTGAATATTTAGGTTTCCCTTTTCTTGGCGTTTAGAAAAAGGCCCTCGTCATTGATCTAACTCGAAACTACAGCTATAATGCAAAATTTAGTTTCTCTGTACAATTCGTGTATTCGCATCACTGGCTGAGACTGGAATATCCTTTTAACACTTTTAGAGGGATAAGATTGCATCCTGTAGCTCTCCAAATGTTGAGTGACTTAAGTGATTCCGGCTAAAACCTTAGCTTCACTTACTGAgctgaagttaaaaaattcattagGAGAGATATGCTTTTTGATAAAAGGAATACTGGCGTGATCATTCAGGTCGCTCACAGCCGGTGTGCTTATGCTAAGGGAGTGCTAATTTAGGATATTTCcaatcttgttttgtttttgagtgATGGTTTCGCCTTCAGTTAAATGAATAGTCTCAGACATTGCTTGGCGAAGTATCTCTTTATCTTCTCAGGCTAACAACGCGATCTCTCTGTTGTCGATACTTTTCCCAATCGCTTTAATCTTTCGTGACATAATGTTTGCACTTGGATTGATTTCAAAAGTAAATAGCGGCTATCACTTCCGAGTTAAAGCAGGGCGGTTATCGTTTCgtagttttcttctttaaaaaggAAGCATGATCATCAAGCACGTCTCTTTAGCAGTTTTTCTCATGCCCAGTACACATCATTGATGTCTTTTAAGGTGCTAGCAACATGGAAAGGAATAAAGAGAACATCTTCGTTGTATCGTAcagaatcaaatttcttaaagtTTCTCCTCATAGAAGTCTTGGGACCCCTTTTGGGGCATGCAGCTCTCGTGACGGTATACATCAGATGATCATCACTTATATCTGGGTTGAGAAAACCTGCGttcaaaaatttaattcttttggATGTTAGAATTACGTCAATAAAAGTGTCGCTATTTGCCGTAGCTCCAGTTGGCGTACTTGCCAGGCTTTTTAGATTGTAAACGTAGCAAAGGTTTAGCAAATGTATCCCCAACGTTGCCGCTCCTTGTCGGGTTCGAGAATGTTACAATTTACGTCTCCAATTAGTGTGTAATCGTCCGAAAGCCTGCTGATCAATTCAATTGCTCGTTCCCGTTCGGATGACCAGATTTCTCTGGTCATTTGGAAGGTCTGTAAAGACGAACCCAAATTAGATCTTTATGAGTCCTTTTGAGTTCTGACCTAAATGTTAATTGATTCTAAACCAACGATCTGTTTTGGCATTTTTAACGCGCTTTGTTTAAAGGTCGGACCTTGCACGAATTATGAGGCCACCTTTGAAATTTGTTCTATCTTGTCGATTTGCCTTTAATTCTTTAGCATAAAACTGGCTATCTGGATAGCTGTCATCGACTTTGGTCTCTTAGAGAAGTAGAATATCTAGCAAATTGTTTAGCAGCATGTTCTTAACCTCGAAGAGCTTGATTCCGCCGATGCTGTTTGTTTCCTTGTGGAAGGAAAACCAACTCGAAAATGCAGCCTAGGAAAAGATATCATCTCTAAAACTTCGCTCATCGTAATTGGTCTCATTTCATGCGTCtcgaaattgttttttttttgtttgtttttttttacttttttcttcttttctaagTAAGGTAATCATTCTGGAAGTTCTTTTCATTGCAGAGATCACCAATCGCTACAACAACGTAAAAAGCGTAACGATTTACTATTTCCAAAGTTCTACACTGAATCAATTTCCcttgttttaaattaaatagTTCTGGTTAGGTCAGACTTAATTGCgaatacttcaaaataaacttcaacatTTTGTTTATCTTAGATGAGATCGTCTTTCGAAAGGTTGTTCCAACTCAAGATACAGTCACAGAAGAACCCACAAATAATTCATCGCCAAAGCCTTTCGTTTATCTCACTCAAACAGAACAATGCTTTCCTTCAAACTTTGCCTCTTCTTCCGAGATCGGCGACCCCGAGACATGTAACTGTGATGTCATAGTGCTAAGCTTTCGTACCAAATGTCAAGTGCAAAAGTCGCCTCACATCACTTATCTGTTCTATCCCAATATTGGATGGGGAACAGGACGAAATGTGCTGTATTTTGCTGCCATAATGAGATCTCCAAAATAccattattacatttttatggATGATGATGTGGTGCTGAATTTCAATTCATTTGCTCCTCCGCAAATGAAGAGGCTTCCGCCGTTTAGAGTCTTCGAACAATGGCTCCTAGATTACGAGCCTGTAGTTGGCGTTTTGGATTACAAAGGGCATCATGGAGCCATCTGGACCAATGAGACACgaaagaaaatatgtaaaaagGCGGACAGCTCCCTTATGATTCCAGTAGTCTGGTATGATGCTATTTTAAATGCATTTCACTACAAATCTATGGAGCATCTCTTCCCTTACCGTACGCAGCATGAAAGAATAACCTGGTGGTCATCGCAAATCTACATGTTTTCTGCTGTGGAACTGATATTTCGAGGTCAGGCATTGATTTTTGTGCCTGTTACTGCGGGAAATTCAAAACATCGCTCATACCCAAGGTCTTTAAAGGACGAAAACAAAAGGTGGAGAGGTTACATCGATACGATTCGACAGGAAGCTCCTTTAATTTACAGAAATCAGATTTTATTCGAAGATTTTAGACAGAATCTGGAGGGTTACATCAAAAACTCGACAACATATTGCAAGAATGTAACACGGCATCAACACATTAAACCATAcgctcattttgattttcagacAGAGGTGTAGTTGATGAGGTTAGCAAAGAGATCGGCCCAATCAGTAGATAAAATGCTAAACATATTCATATTATaagctggtttttttttgtttataaactTGCTGAACTGTAAGAAAGTATCAACAAAGTGATGCCCGTGATGAGAAGTTCGACTGAACTGCTATCACATTGGGAATCAAATCACTTTTCACTTGTTGGTCGCACACAGTTTATTTACTGGGGAAGTATTTCCTGAtccatatttttattcattatatCTGTGTGTTAGTACTTGCACTATGATTGGAGAGTTAAACGGGCCTTATTTCACTGTTCAGACCTCTGTTTGAACCCAGATATGTAATAACCTCGCTCTCTCGATCCGTATTTTGAATAAGTTAGAGAACCTCGTCGAGAGCCATCCGAGAGGAAAAACCCTGATctttaacaaaaagaaatagaGTTCAGTTAGACGTCTGTATCTTCACCAATAAAAATTGTGCATTGAATTATCGTAACCAACCGCGTTTTGAGTTTCCAAAGAGTTAACAAACTTTTCGGAAATTAGACTCTGAACGGCGCCATTGTAAAAACATTGTAGTAACCTGGCCTTAAATTCATAACCATTAACCGGGTTTGTTGTATATATTGCCTTTGAGTTTAATTGATTATTGTCTTGTGAAAGTGATTGTCTGTAATTTCATTGACTACAATTCTGGGCAAGTGAGTTGTCCGCCATATCGACTTCGGAACGCCTCAAGACAAACCGAAACTAACGATGTTTTCTTTGTAAGCCTCATAAAaggttttccctttttaataaAAGAGCTATACCCCATGTTATCTGGGGACGATttaatcagtcagtcggtcGACTTAATCATCAgtcggccgcccttcgagagaacaactaagagcttgctctgatatccgATGCGTTGGGAAGGCCACATTAGTCACAGCAGGCAAGTTTTACGGCACTGTCATCACAAGTAATCTTCATTTCttgtgaattcggctgtcgttcattcataaaacacacgccttgAGCAGCTTGTTTTCGAactgtcatgtgaaaaaacttgtgtctttttatgagccacaattcggccggatttcactgaacattccactttcagattctgtttAAGAGACTACAAAAGACTTCTGGCAATCATGTTAAATTCGACCagccgaactatttcagtttgtaaactaatgcagattgtgaactttgatggtttgtgaactttaatggttcgacatttttgacagctttagtctttgattctgattggcttaatGTAGCGTtcgctttgaaaataaagtttgttttgaaaatttaaagtaacGCATGGGGAATTCAacgtattcttttttttataaaacaaatagaaaaccCTTGACCGTGCTCTGTTCAGTTGTGAAGCACTAAGCAAGCGTCTAGAACACTCaaaaagtgggaagaaacactcgactacgtctctcTACACCTCTTTCGTACTCTAACCGCTCCCtgagtgctttacaacaaaacagagcactGTCAAGGAttatctatttgttaattaccatttttttgATGACCACCCTGTCTGTTCATATTGTATTATGAGACCTTTCGCTTTTCAGAGCTTGTAAAAAcctccaaattttttttgtattccttTAAAGGTTTATGAGGAAAAAAGAAGTTTTTCTATCAGGGTATTTTAAAAACAGAGCGTTTCTCAATAAAAATCTGAATATTGTAACTATGGTAATCTCTCTGtcattgtattttctttaataataacTCAAAGTAAGGTTTGTTTTTATAGCATTCACCAgtcaaaccttttattttgttttagcattttatttgcatttctattaactaaacttttcttttcttaggaaAGTTTTGTACAAGATTTTCTTAAGGAAAATGTTTAAGCACTTTACCACATTAAACAGAGTACttgaaatacttttatttcGTGCTGTTAtcacttttaattgaaatcaatctttactttactttgcttGAAACCGTTAATAAAAGAGTTACAGATACAGCCACCATTCAAATTTTCACTTACAAACCATTTCGGAGTTAACTGAACATAGGAGAGTGTTCGTTTTAGTTTTATAACCAACTGCTTTTGTCGTTCATGGCATTTTTTTACTCGGGTTACGCAGGTGGGC
It encodes the following:
- the LOC136281797 gene encoding uncharacterized protein, producing the protein MIFTATRKVSIFSIFILGLTTFLMYASYQVKFGREISQPTHSNSTTDEIVFRKVVPTQDTVTEEPTNNSSPKPFVYLTQTEQCFPSNFASSSEIGDPETCNCDVIVLSFRTKCQVQKSPHITYLFYPNIGWGTGRNVLYFAAIMRSPKYHYYIFMDDDVVLNFNSFAPPQMKRLPPFRVFEQWLLDYEPVVGVLDYKGHHGAIWTNETRKKICKKADSSLMIPVVWYDAILNAFHYKSMEHLFPYRTQHERITWWSSQIYMFSAVELIFRGQALIFVPVTAGNSKHRSYPRSLKDENKRWRGYIDTIRQEAPLIYRNQILFEDFRQNLEGYIKNSTTYCKNVTRHQHIKPYAHFDFQTEV